Proteins encoded by one window of Cloeon dipterum chromosome 4, ieCloDipt1.1, whole genome shotgun sequence:
- the LOC135942192 gene encoding synergin gamma-like isoform X1 translates to MDKRFPNQGQGPRPQNSMGMPSAFELQQNASFAAHLPHQGHQGWNPQQQQMVGQMNFIPMVPSVSASVATPVRMMHQQPGAAAQASGKDRNYLAQQQKLRAMAGSFKKPGPVSADSLIDDLLQKKETFTVKPQVSAAQAAKLADKSAPVQLQVDKLMQQVPQEIHVPPEMSSEGMAGFGLTSPVGAPNLPYWLQPDASDLLPAVYRRVWELSKAPGADGRELVDTGKIFAVLVTSGLPRDSLGYIWNLANTGIPGVLSRSELNVALALVALAQNGLRDFSNIAVLSMVQQPPVPSLQLETFSAPQQAKPSQPATPQVLHHPEPIPAAPAKDLLAVKPEKQDILPTISQQVSSTPLSAAGLLDDDFSDFQAAPPANSISVSDFSPVFKGSQQHRSSIASRDSPLGFNSFESPPTSPVFTPKPSSNGKGSREVGSRLANYSFTAPSSSSGSRKSETDNEEDVFKSDELFPKCVVRDKSPVSASAPQFLKETVIRTEPDENKFVAAESTPVNMKKDDDKYSALRDLEFGSLSTAATPPTTTAVDLLKEEPAVSQDDFGDFLSADDSFAELSKRETTASNNAPTQPENFGFDFDKPPEPISKDWNASFEAFADKSSGIDDVFWKSEPTPLEQTPVTNIPDIPADEDDFGDFIGPTTPTNVSVLPYLSKIKDSSTITPDTQSVASLELGGFDSLSVGGAGPSSSPDGGGGGGLLDLKIGSEIGWETQLQQQQDEGMEWKQCLHSCIHLLQAAAQIFLAIDDPNVVEEVVTSKQGEDYLANLLEVYFVTQRINVASRKLLPASRHLLEPLLMEVESVWNTLRPFLEQSSLEVKDEHWNVLRESTNSCSLCLTQVEDTAVGSMALVRSGSNCYHAACANLWLNCINAQLPAILVP, encoded by the exons ATGGATAAAAG ATTTCCCAACCAAGGGCAAGGACCTCGGCCTCAAAACTCCATGGGGATGCCGTCTGCTTTTGAACTGCAGCAGAACGCCTCTTTCGCAGCGCACCTTCCTCACCAGGGTCACCAAGGGTGGAACCCTCAACAGCAGCAAATG GTCGGCCAGATGAATTTCATTCCGATGGTGCCGTCAGTGTCGGCAAGTGTTGCCACCCCAGTGCGGATGATGCACCAGCAACCTGGTGCAGCAGCCCAAGCCTCTGGCAAGGACAGGAACTACCTGGCCCAGCAGCAGAAGTTGAGGGCTATGGCAGGCTCGTTCAAG AAGCCAGGACCAGTGAGCGCAGATTCTTTAATCGACGATCTGCTGCAAAAGAAGGAAACGTTTACAGTAAAACCTCAGGTGTCTGCAGCACAAGCAGCCAAACTTGCAGACAAATCGGCGCCCGTGCAGCTCCAG GTAGATAAATTGATGCAACAAGTTCCCCAGGAAATTCATGTCCCTCCTGAAATGAGCTCAGAG GGCATGGCGGGCTTTGGTCTGACCAGCCCGGTCGGTGCTCCAAATCTGCCCTACTGGCTACAACCGGACGCATCCGACCTTCTTCCTGCCGTCTATAGACGCGTTTGGGAGTTGAGCAAGGCTCCCGGCGCGGATGGACGTGAACTCGTGGACACGGGAAAAATCTTCGCGGTGCTGGTGACGAGTGGCCTGCCAAGGGACTCGCTTGGCTACATCTGGAATTTGGCCAACACTGGCATTCCTGGTGTCCTCAGCAGGTCGGAGCTCAACGTGGCCCTCGCGCTGGTCGCCCTTGCACAAAATGGGCTCAGGGACTTCAGCAACATCGCCGTCCTGTCCATGGTCCAACAGCCGCCGGTTCCGTCCCTGCAGCTTGAGACTTTCTCCGCGCCTCAGCAGGCCAAACCTTCACAGCCAGCAACACCGCAAGTACTTCACCACCCTGAGCCGATTCCAGCTGCTCCAGCTAAGGATTTATTGG CTGTCAAGCCAGAAAAGCAGGACATCCTGCCAACAATCTCGCAGCAAGTCTCGTCAACCCCTCTGTCCGCTGCTGGACTGCTGGACGACGACTTTTCTGATTTCCAAGCAGCGCCTCCCGCGAACAGCATCTCTGTGTCCGACTTCAGCCCCGTGTTCAAAGGCAGTCAGCAGCACCGCTCCTCGATCGCTTCCCGCGACAGTCCTCTCGGCTTCAACTCATTCGAGTCGCCACCCACTTCGCCTGTGTTCACCCCGAAACCGTCAAGCAACGGGAAAGGAAGCCGCGAGGTTGGCAGCCGTCTCGCCAACTACTCTTTCACCGCACCGTCCAGTTCGTCAGGCTCCAGGAAAAGTGAGACAGACAATGAAGAGGACGTTTTCAAATCCGATGAGCTCTTTCCAAAGTGCGTTGTCAGGGACAAGTCCCCAGTGTCTGCGTCTGCTCCTCAATTTTTGAAGGAAACTGTGATAAGAACCGAGCCTGATGAGAACAAATTTGTTGCTGCTGAATCTACGCCAGTTAATATGAAAAAG gatGACGACAAATACAGCGCTCTTCGCGATCTCGAATTTGGAAGCCTGTCAACAGCTGCGACGCCTCCGACCACAACTGCGGTAGACCTCCTCAAAGAGGAACCTGCTGTATCACAAGATGACTTTGGTGACTTCCTGTCTGCTGACGATTCATTTGCGGAGCTATCAAAACGTGAGACAACAGCCAGCAACAACGCTCCGACGCAGCCTGAAAACTTTGGCTTTGATTTCGACAAACCTCCTGAGCCGATTTCCAAAGACTGGAATGCATCTTTTGAAGCCTTTGCAGACAAGTCCTCTGGCATCGATGATGTGTTCTGGAAATCAGAACCAACTCCATTAGAGCAAACGCCTGTGACCAACATTCCAGACATTCCTGCAGATGAAGACGATTTCGGAGACTTTATCGGTCCGACAACGCCCACAAACGTGTCTGTCTTGCCGTACCTATCGAAAATCAAGGATTCTTCCACCATCACCCCTGACACCCAGTCTGTCGCGAGTCTGGAGCTTGGTGGCTTCGACTCCCTGTCCGTTGGTGGTGCCGGCCCGTCGTCTTCCCCAGAtggtggcggcggtggaggGCTGCTAGACTTAAAAATTGGAAGTGAAATCGGTTGGGAGACTCAACTACAACAACAACAG GACGAGGGCATGGAATGGAAGCAGTGTCTACACAGCTGCATCCACTTACTCCAGGCAGCAGCACAAATTTTCCTGGCGATTGATGATCCCAATGTAGTCGAGGAGGTCGTTACTTCTAAGCAAGGAGAAGATTATTTGGCCA atttattGGAAGTCTACTTTGTAACTCAGAGGATAAACGTCGCGTCCAGAAAGCTGTTGCCTGCTTCAAGGCACTTGCTTGAGCCACTGCTAATGGAGGTTGAGAGTGTGTGGAACACGCTGAGGCCGTTTTTAGAGCAGAGTAGTCTTGAA GTGAAAGACGAGCACTGGAATGTGCTTCGCGAGAGCACGAATAGTTGCTCTCTTTGTCTAACCCAAGTCGAGGACACGGCAGTCGGTTCGATGGCACTGGTTCGGTCTGGCTCAAACTGCTACCACGCAGCCTGCGCAAATCTCTGGCTCAATTGTATAAACGCACAACTTCCTGCCATTCTAGTACCTTAG
- the LOC135942192 gene encoding synergin gamma-like isoform X3 — protein sequence MDKRFPNQGQGPRPQNSMGMPSAFELQQNASFAAHLPHQGHQGWNPQQQQMVGQMNFIPMVPSVSASVATPVRMMHQQPGAAAQASGKDRNYLAQQQKLRAMAGSFKKPGPVSADSLIDDLLQKKETFTVKPQVSAAQAAKLADKSAPVQLQGMAGFGLTSPVGAPNLPYWLQPDASDLLPAVYRRVWELSKAPGADGRELVDTGKIFAVLVTSGLPRDSLGYIWNLANTGIPGVLSRSELNVALALVALAQNGLRDFSNIAVLSMVQQPPVPSLQLETFSAPQQAKPSQPATPQVLHHPEPIPAAPAKDLLAVKPEKQDILPTISQQVSSTPLSAAGLLDDDFSDFQAAPPANSISVSDFSPVFKGSQQHRSSIASRDSPLGFNSFESPPTSPVFTPKPSSNGKGSREVGSRLANYSFTAPSSSSGSRKSETDNEEDVFKSDELFPKCVVRDKSPVSASAPQFLKETVIRTEPDENKFVAAESTPVNMKKDDDKYSALRDLEFGSLSTAATPPTTTAVDLLKEEPAVSQDDFGDFLSADDSFAELSKRETTASNNAPTQPENFGFDFDKPPEPISKDWNASFEAFADKSSGIDDVFWKSEPTPLEQTPVTNIPDIPADEDDFGDFIGPTTPTNVSVLPYLSKIKDSSTITPDTQSVASLELGGFDSLSVGGAGPSSSPDGGGGGGLLDLKIGSEIGWETQLQQQQDEGMEWKQCLHSCIHLLQAAAQIFLAIDDPNVVEEVVTSKQGEDYLANLLEVYFVTQRINVASRKLLPASRHLLEPLLMEVESVWNTLRPFLEQSSLEVKDEHWNVLRESTNSCSLCLTQVEDTAVGSMALVRSGSNCYHAACANLWLNCINAQLPAILVP from the exons ATGGATAAAAG ATTTCCCAACCAAGGGCAAGGACCTCGGCCTCAAAACTCCATGGGGATGCCGTCTGCTTTTGAACTGCAGCAGAACGCCTCTTTCGCAGCGCACCTTCCTCACCAGGGTCACCAAGGGTGGAACCCTCAACAGCAGCAAATG GTCGGCCAGATGAATTTCATTCCGATGGTGCCGTCAGTGTCGGCAAGTGTTGCCACCCCAGTGCGGATGATGCACCAGCAACCTGGTGCAGCAGCCCAAGCCTCTGGCAAGGACAGGAACTACCTGGCCCAGCAGCAGAAGTTGAGGGCTATGGCAGGCTCGTTCAAG AAGCCAGGACCAGTGAGCGCAGATTCTTTAATCGACGATCTGCTGCAAAAGAAGGAAACGTTTACAGTAAAACCTCAGGTGTCTGCAGCACAAGCAGCCAAACTTGCAGACAAATCGGCGCCCGTGCAGCTCCAG GGCATGGCGGGCTTTGGTCTGACCAGCCCGGTCGGTGCTCCAAATCTGCCCTACTGGCTACAACCGGACGCATCCGACCTTCTTCCTGCCGTCTATAGACGCGTTTGGGAGTTGAGCAAGGCTCCCGGCGCGGATGGACGTGAACTCGTGGACACGGGAAAAATCTTCGCGGTGCTGGTGACGAGTGGCCTGCCAAGGGACTCGCTTGGCTACATCTGGAATTTGGCCAACACTGGCATTCCTGGTGTCCTCAGCAGGTCGGAGCTCAACGTGGCCCTCGCGCTGGTCGCCCTTGCACAAAATGGGCTCAGGGACTTCAGCAACATCGCCGTCCTGTCCATGGTCCAACAGCCGCCGGTTCCGTCCCTGCAGCTTGAGACTTTCTCCGCGCCTCAGCAGGCCAAACCTTCACAGCCAGCAACACCGCAAGTACTTCACCACCCTGAGCCGATTCCAGCTGCTCCAGCTAAGGATTTATTGG CTGTCAAGCCAGAAAAGCAGGACATCCTGCCAACAATCTCGCAGCAAGTCTCGTCAACCCCTCTGTCCGCTGCTGGACTGCTGGACGACGACTTTTCTGATTTCCAAGCAGCGCCTCCCGCGAACAGCATCTCTGTGTCCGACTTCAGCCCCGTGTTCAAAGGCAGTCAGCAGCACCGCTCCTCGATCGCTTCCCGCGACAGTCCTCTCGGCTTCAACTCATTCGAGTCGCCACCCACTTCGCCTGTGTTCACCCCGAAACCGTCAAGCAACGGGAAAGGAAGCCGCGAGGTTGGCAGCCGTCTCGCCAACTACTCTTTCACCGCACCGTCCAGTTCGTCAGGCTCCAGGAAAAGTGAGACAGACAATGAAGAGGACGTTTTCAAATCCGATGAGCTCTTTCCAAAGTGCGTTGTCAGGGACAAGTCCCCAGTGTCTGCGTCTGCTCCTCAATTTTTGAAGGAAACTGTGATAAGAACCGAGCCTGATGAGAACAAATTTGTTGCTGCTGAATCTACGCCAGTTAATATGAAAAAG gatGACGACAAATACAGCGCTCTTCGCGATCTCGAATTTGGAAGCCTGTCAACAGCTGCGACGCCTCCGACCACAACTGCGGTAGACCTCCTCAAAGAGGAACCTGCTGTATCACAAGATGACTTTGGTGACTTCCTGTCTGCTGACGATTCATTTGCGGAGCTATCAAAACGTGAGACAACAGCCAGCAACAACGCTCCGACGCAGCCTGAAAACTTTGGCTTTGATTTCGACAAACCTCCTGAGCCGATTTCCAAAGACTGGAATGCATCTTTTGAAGCCTTTGCAGACAAGTCCTCTGGCATCGATGATGTGTTCTGGAAATCAGAACCAACTCCATTAGAGCAAACGCCTGTGACCAACATTCCAGACATTCCTGCAGATGAAGACGATTTCGGAGACTTTATCGGTCCGACAACGCCCACAAACGTGTCTGTCTTGCCGTACCTATCGAAAATCAAGGATTCTTCCACCATCACCCCTGACACCCAGTCTGTCGCGAGTCTGGAGCTTGGTGGCTTCGACTCCCTGTCCGTTGGTGGTGCCGGCCCGTCGTCTTCCCCAGAtggtggcggcggtggaggGCTGCTAGACTTAAAAATTGGAAGTGAAATCGGTTGGGAGACTCAACTACAACAACAACAG GACGAGGGCATGGAATGGAAGCAGTGTCTACACAGCTGCATCCACTTACTCCAGGCAGCAGCACAAATTTTCCTGGCGATTGATGATCCCAATGTAGTCGAGGAGGTCGTTACTTCTAAGCAAGGAGAAGATTATTTGGCCA atttattGGAAGTCTACTTTGTAACTCAGAGGATAAACGTCGCGTCCAGAAAGCTGTTGCCTGCTTCAAGGCACTTGCTTGAGCCACTGCTAATGGAGGTTGAGAGTGTGTGGAACACGCTGAGGCCGTTTTTAGAGCAGAGTAGTCTTGAA GTGAAAGACGAGCACTGGAATGTGCTTCGCGAGAGCACGAATAGTTGCTCTCTTTGTCTAACCCAAGTCGAGGACACGGCAGTCGGTTCGATGGCACTGGTTCGGTCTGGCTCAAACTGCTACCACGCAGCCTGCGCAAATCTCTGGCTCAATTGTATAAACGCACAACTTCCTGCCATTCTAGTACCTTAG
- the LOC135942192 gene encoding synergin gamma-like isoform X2, whose amino-acid sequence MDKRFPNQGQGPRPQNSMGMPSAFELQQNASFAAHLPHQGHQGWNPQQQQMVGQMNFIPMVPSVSASVATPVRMMHQQPGAAAQASGKDRNYLAQQQKLRAMAGSFKPGPVSADSLIDDLLQKKETFTVKPQVSAAQAAKLADKSAPVQLQVDKLMQQVPQEIHVPPEMSSEGMAGFGLTSPVGAPNLPYWLQPDASDLLPAVYRRVWELSKAPGADGRELVDTGKIFAVLVTSGLPRDSLGYIWNLANTGIPGVLSRSELNVALALVALAQNGLRDFSNIAVLSMVQQPPVPSLQLETFSAPQQAKPSQPATPQVLHHPEPIPAAPAKDLLAVKPEKQDILPTISQQVSSTPLSAAGLLDDDFSDFQAAPPANSISVSDFSPVFKGSQQHRSSIASRDSPLGFNSFESPPTSPVFTPKPSSNGKGSREVGSRLANYSFTAPSSSSGSRKSETDNEEDVFKSDELFPKCVVRDKSPVSASAPQFLKETVIRTEPDENKFVAAESTPVNMKKDDDKYSALRDLEFGSLSTAATPPTTTAVDLLKEEPAVSQDDFGDFLSADDSFAELSKRETTASNNAPTQPENFGFDFDKPPEPISKDWNASFEAFADKSSGIDDVFWKSEPTPLEQTPVTNIPDIPADEDDFGDFIGPTTPTNVSVLPYLSKIKDSSTITPDTQSVASLELGGFDSLSVGGAGPSSSPDGGGGGGLLDLKIGSEIGWETQLQQQQDEGMEWKQCLHSCIHLLQAAAQIFLAIDDPNVVEEVVTSKQGEDYLANLLEVYFVTQRINVASRKLLPASRHLLEPLLMEVESVWNTLRPFLEQSSLEVKDEHWNVLRESTNSCSLCLTQVEDTAVGSMALVRSGSNCYHAACANLWLNCINAQLPAILVP is encoded by the exons ATGGATAAAAG ATTTCCCAACCAAGGGCAAGGACCTCGGCCTCAAAACTCCATGGGGATGCCGTCTGCTTTTGAACTGCAGCAGAACGCCTCTTTCGCAGCGCACCTTCCTCACCAGGGTCACCAAGGGTGGAACCCTCAACAGCAGCAAATG GTCGGCCAGATGAATTTCATTCCGATGGTGCCGTCAGTGTCGGCAAGTGTTGCCACCCCAGTGCGGATGATGCACCAGCAACCTGGTGCAGCAGCCCAAGCCTCTGGCAAGGACAGGAACTACCTGGCCCAGCAGCAGAAGTTGAGGGCTATGGCAGGCTCGTTCAAG CCAGGACCAGTGAGCGCAGATTCTTTAATCGACGATCTGCTGCAAAAGAAGGAAACGTTTACAGTAAAACCTCAGGTGTCTGCAGCACAAGCAGCCAAACTTGCAGACAAATCGGCGCCCGTGCAGCTCCAG GTAGATAAATTGATGCAACAAGTTCCCCAGGAAATTCATGTCCCTCCTGAAATGAGCTCAGAG GGCATGGCGGGCTTTGGTCTGACCAGCCCGGTCGGTGCTCCAAATCTGCCCTACTGGCTACAACCGGACGCATCCGACCTTCTTCCTGCCGTCTATAGACGCGTTTGGGAGTTGAGCAAGGCTCCCGGCGCGGATGGACGTGAACTCGTGGACACGGGAAAAATCTTCGCGGTGCTGGTGACGAGTGGCCTGCCAAGGGACTCGCTTGGCTACATCTGGAATTTGGCCAACACTGGCATTCCTGGTGTCCTCAGCAGGTCGGAGCTCAACGTGGCCCTCGCGCTGGTCGCCCTTGCACAAAATGGGCTCAGGGACTTCAGCAACATCGCCGTCCTGTCCATGGTCCAACAGCCGCCGGTTCCGTCCCTGCAGCTTGAGACTTTCTCCGCGCCTCAGCAGGCCAAACCTTCACAGCCAGCAACACCGCAAGTACTTCACCACCCTGAGCCGATTCCAGCTGCTCCAGCTAAGGATTTATTGG CTGTCAAGCCAGAAAAGCAGGACATCCTGCCAACAATCTCGCAGCAAGTCTCGTCAACCCCTCTGTCCGCTGCTGGACTGCTGGACGACGACTTTTCTGATTTCCAAGCAGCGCCTCCCGCGAACAGCATCTCTGTGTCCGACTTCAGCCCCGTGTTCAAAGGCAGTCAGCAGCACCGCTCCTCGATCGCTTCCCGCGACAGTCCTCTCGGCTTCAACTCATTCGAGTCGCCACCCACTTCGCCTGTGTTCACCCCGAAACCGTCAAGCAACGGGAAAGGAAGCCGCGAGGTTGGCAGCCGTCTCGCCAACTACTCTTTCACCGCACCGTCCAGTTCGTCAGGCTCCAGGAAAAGTGAGACAGACAATGAAGAGGACGTTTTCAAATCCGATGAGCTCTTTCCAAAGTGCGTTGTCAGGGACAAGTCCCCAGTGTCTGCGTCTGCTCCTCAATTTTTGAAGGAAACTGTGATAAGAACCGAGCCTGATGAGAACAAATTTGTTGCTGCTGAATCTACGCCAGTTAATATGAAAAAG gatGACGACAAATACAGCGCTCTTCGCGATCTCGAATTTGGAAGCCTGTCAACAGCTGCGACGCCTCCGACCACAACTGCGGTAGACCTCCTCAAAGAGGAACCTGCTGTATCACAAGATGACTTTGGTGACTTCCTGTCTGCTGACGATTCATTTGCGGAGCTATCAAAACGTGAGACAACAGCCAGCAACAACGCTCCGACGCAGCCTGAAAACTTTGGCTTTGATTTCGACAAACCTCCTGAGCCGATTTCCAAAGACTGGAATGCATCTTTTGAAGCCTTTGCAGACAAGTCCTCTGGCATCGATGATGTGTTCTGGAAATCAGAACCAACTCCATTAGAGCAAACGCCTGTGACCAACATTCCAGACATTCCTGCAGATGAAGACGATTTCGGAGACTTTATCGGTCCGACAACGCCCACAAACGTGTCTGTCTTGCCGTACCTATCGAAAATCAAGGATTCTTCCACCATCACCCCTGACACCCAGTCTGTCGCGAGTCTGGAGCTTGGTGGCTTCGACTCCCTGTCCGTTGGTGGTGCCGGCCCGTCGTCTTCCCCAGAtggtggcggcggtggaggGCTGCTAGACTTAAAAATTGGAAGTGAAATCGGTTGGGAGACTCAACTACAACAACAACAG GACGAGGGCATGGAATGGAAGCAGTGTCTACACAGCTGCATCCACTTACTCCAGGCAGCAGCACAAATTTTCCTGGCGATTGATGATCCCAATGTAGTCGAGGAGGTCGTTACTTCTAAGCAAGGAGAAGATTATTTGGCCA atttattGGAAGTCTACTTTGTAACTCAGAGGATAAACGTCGCGTCCAGAAAGCTGTTGCCTGCTTCAAGGCACTTGCTTGAGCCACTGCTAATGGAGGTTGAGAGTGTGTGGAACACGCTGAGGCCGTTTTTAGAGCAGAGTAGTCTTGAA GTGAAAGACGAGCACTGGAATGTGCTTCGCGAGAGCACGAATAGTTGCTCTCTTTGTCTAACCCAAGTCGAGGACACGGCAGTCGGTTCGATGGCACTGGTTCGGTCTGGCTCAAACTGCTACCACGCAGCCTGCGCAAATCTCTGGCTCAATTGTATAAACGCACAACTTCCTGCCATTCTAGTACCTTAG